One Rhinolophus ferrumequinum isolate MPI-CBG mRhiFer1 chromosome 10, mRhiFer1_v1.p, whole genome shotgun sequence genomic window, GAATTACTCCACTGTTGCAGCATTTATACTCTTCTGTTTCCACAGCCCAACCACAGGGTGTCAGGTTATTTAGTTATTGTCTAAAGGGAACGCTTTGCTGGAATTGTTGGTATTCATTTATCTGCCCCAAATTCAGCCTAAGAACCCTCACCCTCAGCTTTGGAAGTGCTTAAAATGCAAATGGACAAGAACTCCTGGCCAACCTCCCCATCCCCCAGGAAGACGCTTAAATACAGCCAGGCCTGGAGGAGAATGTTAAAAAGAGGGCTAGAGCTGCCCTCCTCCTTTCCACCAGGACCCTCACTCACACTGTGAGATTCAGTATGCATGACTGAGCCGGCGAGCAGGGAGCAAGGACAGCgctcttttaacttttctgaacaATGGCTTCAGTTCCCTCCACCCTCAGCATTTCACATTCTCCTACACCCACTCAAAGTGCAAAGAAACCCATCTTTCTTCCCCACTTCCACATCTCAGGACCCATTTTTTGAACAGTACCCCTAGATGTTActtccaccaaaagaaaaattggCCACCCTGGGGAAATTGTGACTCTTACaaatctggtttttaaaaaatgtttcattttgttcaatttctttaaatttccatgtTGTTGACAGTTGAAAACCAAGAATTATATAAATCTCCAATCTAATCacatttctagaaacaaaacatttagatGTCAGTAGTAAACCTTATACAGAATAAATGTTTAACTGTGAGCTTACTCATAGCACAGAGGATGCACGGAAGTCTACACCTTATTTCCTTTTACTTGAAAGCACACAGACAGCACCTGACTTTAGCATGTACCCAAACACACACTGCcttcaaaataattcacaaatacaaggttttttgttttttttcaaaaacatacttcatatttcctcttttattatataaatatcagTTTAACCTTTTACTGtaagaatataaatgttttaagaggatctttgttattatttatacaaATTCACAAACAGTATAATTACTTGATAAAGGTCTCTGGATTTCTTTAACTCCATGGTCTCGCATGTTGCTGTGGAggattctaaaaaaataaacaaacaaacaaaaaaatccaacaaaaataTACATCCTACTCAAAAgcgattttttttaaagccacaagCCCCAACCCCACCAAAATAAAGTCATCTACTCCATTTCAtttagaaacagaattttttaaaacccacAACTCCCATTTTATTAACACAACAGAGATAAGACATGAATTTCAGTGTCCTCCCCTTCACATTACAGCCCCAGGGGCTCTGTAGGCCAACTCTGCTCCTCTGCTTCCAACAGGAAGCCTCACTGTGGGACCTTTTTTGGGGGAAACTTGGAAGAGGGTGAGGGTAGGGCAGAATTTGCATATATAATAATCATTTGCAAGAcatctcaaacaaacaaacaaacaaacaaaaaagtccaaCTCTCTTTTCTCCCACACATTTGTGCTATAAATTAAGTCAAGATTTAGGAACATCGTTGGGCCCTCAAATCCCAATggacaaggagaaaaagaaaagcatagcCAGAATGTGGAAGCGGGACATACTGGATGGACAGGGTTTGGGaagaagccaaaacaaaaacGTACAAACCCAATGGGCATCTTTCCAGTCTAGgcacaaaaatgttttagtttcaaAATATCTCTCTTGTAGAATTCCAGGGCTTcagagaaaaaagtaaactaaaacGAGGTAgccagacatatatatatatatgtgtgtgtgtgtgtgtgtgtgtgtgtgtgtatatatatatatataaagcttatatatatatatatatatatatatgtagaatatattcagcagaaaaaaaagacCATGTTTCaaatttcttcagaaaaagaaaaggaaaaaaagacaataaaaatgaaatgaacgTGAATAACAGTACTGtaaaaaaagaagtgatgagAAGAGAGTGGGGATTAGTTACAAAGtggaagaagggtgaaaaggCCGTTGTAGTTGGGTTTGCTttcatacatttcaaaataaaaaccagatCACAGTATTCAAATGAAAGCTTAAGTGAAGGCAGACATTTTCCTCAACTCCCCAGGGTCGAGAGGACTAgttactccccacccccacccccattttcaaATGCAACGCAATGGGGATACAGTAGCTCAATCAGCCCTCTGTCCCCCAGTAGAGAGGAGTGGGTGGGTAAGTAGCTGAgtccctctctccatcctcagGCTAAAAAAGAGGGGAGTTCGATAGGGCTAGCAGAGGAACCCCAGATGCAATGAATGGACGCGTAGTGGGGAGAAAATGAGCCTGAGGCTTCGTGTCACTGCCCCCATCTCATCCACTGCAGTGATCTACGTATGTATAAGTGTGTGTGGACTGAGGGGGGCGTGGTGCTGACAGGAGGACGAACAGGGCGGGGCAAGGGGAGCCGGTGCTGCCGCCCTCACCTGACCTTCTCACTGTCCGTCATCTGCCAGAGTCCCAGGTTGAGTACCTTGAGGCAGGGCAGCTGCGTGATGCGCTCCAGGCCGCGCTTGGTGATTCGGGTACAGCCATACAGGTCTATGCCAGTGAGCTGGCTTAGGTGCTCAGCAATCAGCTCCAGGCCCTTGTCCGTGATTCGCACGCACTGTCCGATGTTGAGCGTGCGCAGCCCGTGCATCTGCCGCACCATGCGGTTGATGCCATCATCGCTGATgtggcaggagcagagggagagagacttgAGGCCGTCCAGCCCCTGCGCTATGTAAGCCAGACTCTGGTCCCCCACCTTGTCACAGAACGACACATCCAGCCCGGAGAGGCGCAGGCTACCCATGGCCAGATGCATGATGCCCGTGTCACTGATGTTGTCGCAGGAGCGCAGGTTAAGGCTGCGGAGGCTGCCCATGTGCGACAGGTGCAGGAGGCCCGCGTCCGAGATGCCTCCGCAGAAGCTGAGGTTGAGGAGCCTCAGGCCCGTCAGCCCCCGGGAGATGTGCTTTAGAGAAAGATCGGTGAGCTTCTGACAGTCCTGCAGCGTGAGCTGTTCCAGGCCCAGGCAGCCCTCGGCCGCGCTGCGCGTCATGCCGGCCAGGTGCCCAATGCCCACATCCGAGAGGTGTCGGCAGCTGCGGAGATTAAGGCTCTTGAGGCGCTGCAGGCCCCAGGCGATGAGCAGGAGGCCGGTGTTGGTGATGTTGCTGCAGCCCCCCAGCTCCAGAACCTCCAGGCCCTTGAGGTACTGCGCTATGCGGCCCAGGCTGCTGTCGGTGATCTGCTTGCAGAGGCTCAGGTTGAGGGCGCGCAGCGAACTGATCTCCTGCACAAACGCGTGGCCCAGTCCGTTGTCGGTGAGGTTGTAGCAGCCGCTCAGGTTGAGGCTCTCGATGTTGGCCATGCCCTGGATCACGTAGCTGAGGCTGCGGCGTAGGCTCAGGATCTGCACCCGGCGGATGCCCCGGGCCTGCAGGCTGGGGAACAGCGACGGGTTGGCCCGGCGCAGGTGCAGCTTGGCCTCCACCCCCCGCCACACCGACTTGTGGTAGGCGGCGTCCCGCCAAGCCGTGCACACCTGCGCCGCGCGCCCCTTGTCCCGGACGTCCAGGTAGCCGAAGATCATGGCCAGCAGCTCGGGGAACAAGCATGAGATGTGGGtctccatcttcctcctcccccctccgcGGCGCCGGGGGGAGGAGGCGACGAGAGCGGTTCGCCCTGGCCGCCGCCGCCTCGGGCCCAACGGACGGCCCCTCCCCGCCTTCCGGCTCCGGCTGCCGCCGCCGCTCCTCCTCCTGGTCcgtccgtccttccttccttcctgccggCTTcgcctcccttcccttccctcccccccgccccgggCTCCGCTCGGTCCTCACATCCCGGGCGGGGAAGGCGCCCCTCACTCACTCCCCAGACGGccgggccgccgccgccgcgccgccGCCTGGGGTCTAACCACGCCGCGTTCGGGCCGCGCCGCTccgcccgcgccgccgccgctccCACGCCCCCTGCCGCATCCTCCGCCTCCTGCCACTGCCACTGCCagtgccgccgccgccgctgctccGGGCCGGCGGGCCGCGAGGGGCCCAGAGGGCTGCGCGCACGGGCTCCGGGCGCCGAGGAGGCTTCCTGCTGCCTTTGTCTCTCGTCCGCTTTTCAAACCTCCCAGCCCGGGCCGCCCGCACTCCGCCGCCCAGGCGGGGGGACCAGGAGGCCACTCTGGGCCACCGGGCGCACGCTTCCTCGCCCTTGCCGTCCGCTGGCAGTTGGGAGCTGCCGGCCCGGCACGGAGGACGCGGCGGCCGGGCGGCCGGAGCGCGGCTCGGCGCGGACCCCGGGGCGAGCAGGCGGGCGGCGCCGTTGGTAGCGTCCGGGACGTACCCCTCAGCTCGACTGCTCCTTCGCGCGGCCCTCCTCCCTTCGTGCTCCCCCCGCGCGCTCGGCGCAATGGTACGAGCCTGCGCTGCCGGA contains:
- the FBXL14 gene encoding LOW QUALITY PROTEIN: F-box/LRR-repeat protein 14 (The sequence of the model RefSeq protein was modified relative to this genomic sequence to represent the inferred CDS: inserted 1 base in 1 codon) — protein: METHISCLFPELLAMIFGYLDVRDKGRAAQVCTAWRDAAYHKSVWRGVEAKLHLRRANPSLFPSLQARGIRRVQILSLRRSLSYVIQGMANIESLNLSGCYNLTDNGLGHAFVQEISSLRALNLSLCKQITDSSLGRIAQYLKGLEVLELGGCSNITNTGLLLIAWGLQRLKSLNLRSCRHLSDVGIGHLAGMTRSAAEGCLGLEQLTLQDCQKLTDLSLKHISRGLTGLRLLNLSFCGGISDAGLLHLSHMGSLRSLNLRSCDNISDTGIMHLAMGSLRLSGLDVSFCDKVGDQSLAYIAQGLDGLKSLSLCSCHISDDGINRMVRQMHGLRTLNIGQCVRITDKGLELIAEHLSQLTGIDLYGCTRITKRGLERITQLPCLKVLNLGLWQMTDSEKVRILHSNMRDHGVXRNPETFIK